In the genome of Caulobacter flavus, the window GGCCCGCGAGGGCGGCGAGCTTGCCCATTAGCGGTCCGACGGCGTGTCAGGCGGCGACCCGGTCAGCCCCTGCTGATCGCTGCTCGACCGGCTCGTGGCGGTCTGTCCGCCCGTCTGGTGGGCGTTTTCCGAGGCGTCGGTGGCCGTGGGCGTGTTGTCGGCGCCGGGCGCGCCGGCGGAGGGCCGTCCCTCTCGCGTAGAGCCGACGCCGGCCGGCGCGGAGGCGGCCGCGTTGCGGGCGTCGCTTTGCGGGGTGGCCGGGCGTTCCTGTTCGCGCGAGCAAGCGCTGACAGCAAGAACGGCGACTAGCAGGATCCAGCGAAGGCGCATGGGGACTCTCATCGGCTGCAGGAGACAGGGACAAGCCGCCGCGGAAAGCCAATGTTCCGGACTTGCTCATTTGACGCCGCCGGTGGGCGACGCTGAAAGAGCAGGGGTCTGTGGGGGCGCTAGCCCTCCGCCCGGGGCAAGTCGAGGAACGTCGCTGCGACGGCGCCGTTTTGCTGGCCGTGGCTTTCAAGGCGGCGCGCATGGACCGGGATGATCGCGGCGAGGCCGTCAAGGAGGGGCGGGCGGCGTTTATCCGCAAGCTTGCCCGCCGCGATGACCTGTCGGCCGTGGAAATCGCCGAACTGCAGGGTCTTCAGGGGCGAATCCGAGATGTCCGCGCGGGCGAAGATATCATTGCGTTGCGGGCTCACGTCGAAATGAGCTCGTTGCTGCTTTGGGGCGTTTGCGGACGCTACTCCGCCTTTCGGGACGGGCCGCGGAGGTTCACCGAAATCAACGTGCCGGGCGATTTTATCGATCTGCATGGCTTCGTGATGAAGCAACTCGACCACGGCGTACTTGCCTTCTCGGACTGCCGCATCCTGGAAGTCCCCCACAGCCACCTGCGAGACCTGACACGCAAGCATCCGCATCTGGCCAGGCTTTTATGGCTTGAAACGGTGGTGGACGCGGCGATCCATCGACAATGGCTTCTGTCGACGGGCCAGAACGGCCCCGCCCGGCTGGGTCGGTTGCTTTGCGAGCTTTATGTCCGCCTGGAGCAGGTCGGCCTGGCCAGTCGCTTCCAGATGCATCTGCCGATGACCCAGCAACAGATGGGCGAGGCGCTGGGCTTTTCTCTCGTCCACGTCAATCGCACCGTGCAGGTCTTGCGCCGCAACCGGCTCCTGTCCTGGCGCGGTCAGGTCTTGGAGCTGCTCGACTGGGAGCGGCTCGTCGCCTTGTCCGAGTTCGATCCCACCTACCTGCGCCTGCACAAGGAGAAGATCTGACCCGACGTCGCCGACCGGACGGATGATGAAAAACCCGGCCAGAAGCTCTTGACGTGGGAATGTCGCCTCCTACCTCCTTGCTCGCTCGCCGGGACGTCTGGTCGCGGCGAGCGGGGCGCGCGAGCGCTTCGATGCGCCCCTCATGTCCAACTTGCTTGCGAGAGATGGAAATGAGCAACGCGTTCGATTTTGCACCGCTCTACGGCTCGATGATCGGCGTGGATCGGATGGTGGATCTGGTCGAGGCCGCCTTGCGCGGCGAGCCGGGCGGCGCCTGGCCTCCGTATGACATCGAAAAGGTCGGCGAGGGTCGCTATCGCATTCACCTGGCCGCGGCCGGGTTTGCGCCGTCGGACCTGGAGATCATCGCCCAGCCCAACCTTATGGTGGTGCGCGGGCGCAGCACGGCGGATGCGACTGGCCGGACCTTCCTGCACCAGGGGTTTGTCCCGCGCGACTTCGAGCGGCGTTTCGAACTGGCCGACCATGTGGTTGTCCGCGATGCCAGACACACGCACGGCGTCTTGACGATCGATGTCGCCCTGGAGCTTCCCGATGCGCTGAAGCCGCGTCACATTCCGATTTCGACCACTGGCGCGACGCTGGCCCTGGAGCGGCCGGCGCGGCGTCACGCCGCCTAGCCAGGAGGCGGCCATGCAGATCGAGGTGTTGAGGGGCCAAGCGCCACGCCTGCGCCCCGCCGTGGGTTTCCTTCATCCGCTGGAGGTGATCAAGGACGAGGATCTGACGCTTGTCTCCAAGCGGGAGATCCTCGCGGCCTGGGCCTCCGACGCTAGCGCGGTCGAAGGAGAGCCCACCAAGAGATGGCTCCTGGGGACCCCCGCGCCGGTTCCGCTGAGCGAGGTGCTTGCCGCGCTCAGTCGTCTCGACCGCGCCAGGGCCCCATGAGTTGGGGCGGACGAGCGGCCCGGAGGGGCCGCTCGTCATTCCCTCGTCGTGTCATTGCTCGAACCTTGACCGTGCCAAGTCTTATCCGCGTAGAACCTGTCGGCCCGGTGTGGGCGCTCAGCACCTGCCTCAGCGAAAACCCGGTCTATTTCTCCACCGGCGCCCGCGCCGAAGTCGCCGCGCGGCGCCTGGCCGAACGCCTGGCCGATGCGGGCGAACCTGTCGTTCTGGAAATACGCCTGCGCGACGGCCAGCGTGCGGGTCGCTTTCTGTTTCCTCCACGGTTCCAGGCCGAGGGCCTTGAGGCCTCGAGCGCGGCGTGAACAGAGAATGTCCGACCAGGCCGCCTTGCGCCTGTCGCTGTTTACCCGCTCGCCATCGGGCGAGACCCTCGGGCGAGACAAGGACCACGGCGCGTGATCGACTTCCTCCAGCCCCCGAGCATCGTGGCGCGGACCTTGATCGGAGCGATGCTCACGGTAGAGGGCGTCGGCGGGCGGATCGTCGAGACCGAGGCCTACGACCTTGACGATGAGGCCTCGCACAGCTTTACGGGCCAGACGACGCGCAATGCGGTGATGTTCGGCCCGCCGGCCCGGGCCTACGTCTACCGCTCATACGGCCTTCACTGGTGTCTCAACATCGTCTGTGGTCCCCCGGCCGGGCGGCGCGGTGCTGTTGCGCGCTTTGGAACCCCTGGCCGGGATCGACGCGATGATCGAGCGGCGAGGCATGAGCGATATGCGGCGGCTGGCGGCCGGGCCTGGTCGGCTCTGCCAGGCGTTGGGGGTGGACGGCGCCCACAATGGCCTGCCGATCGGCGAGGCTCCCTTCGAGCTGCTCCCTTCCCGGGTGGGCGGAGAGATCCTCGTCGGGCCAAGGATCGGCATCAGCAAGGCGCGCGACCGGCCCTGGCGCTTTGGCCTGGCGGGCTCTGGCTTCCTCAGCCGGCCGTTCGCCGTTCGAGCCCCGCCACCCGTTGGCGAACCGCCCCGCGACTGAGGTGTTGTTGGGGGATGGAACAACGTTGGCCCGCCGTCCTCTGGATCGTCCGCCATGGCCAGAGCGCCGGCAATGTGGCGCGTGACGCGGCCGATGCGGCCGGTCTTGGCCGCATCGACATCGCCGATCGCGACATGGACGTGCCGCTTAGCGATCTTGGCCATGAGCAAGCCCGGGCCTTGGGAGGGTGGTTCGCGGCGATGCCGGCAGGCCAGCGGCCCAGGACGCTGATGGCTTCGCCCTATCGGCGCGCGGTGGAGACGAGCCAGGCGATCAGGGCGTCCGGCGGCCTGGAGCGGTCCGACCATCGGTTCTGCATCGACGAGCGCCTGCGCGAAAAGGAATTCGGCGTCTTGGACCGCCTGACCCGGCTCGGGATAGAGGCGCAGTTTCCCGAACAGGCCGAGTTTCGCCGGCTTCTGGGCAAGTTCTATCACCGCCCGCCAGGCGGGGAGAGCTGGTGCGACGTCATCCTGCGCCTGCGCAGCCTGCTCGACACCATCAGCCTGCACCACGGCGGCGATCGCGTTCTCATCGTCGCCCACCAGGTCGTGGTGCTTTGCCTGCGCTATCTCCTGGAAAGCCTGACGGAGGAGCAGATCCTGGAGATCGACCGTCAGGCCGATATCGCCAATTGCGGCGTCACGGAATACCGCTTCGACCCAGGTTGCGGCGCGGACGGGGGTCTTCGGCTGGCGCGCTACAACTTCACCGCGCCGCTTGAAGGCGAGGCGACGGTCACCGCCGCCCCCGACGCCAACGTCGCCGCCCGATGAGCCAGATGATCCAGATCGACGCCGGATGGGTTCGCGACCATCGGCTCCCGCATCCCGGAGACGGCGGCAAGGAGGCGCGGGGCAGGGTGCTGGTGGTCGGTGGCGGGGTGGAACTTCTTGGAGCCGCGCGCCTGGCGGCCGAGGCGGCCCTGCGCGCCGGCGCTGGAAAGCTGCAGATGACCGCGCCGGCCCAAGCGATGGCCGCGACGAGCCTGGTCGTGCCGGAGGCGCGCGTGCTTGGTCTCCCGCAGAACGGCCAAGCCGATGACGCGCTCGTCCAGGCCGCCGGCGAGGCCGACGCGGTGCTGATCGGGCCTGGAATGGAAGCCGACCTTGAGGCGCTGGCGAAGGATCTGTGCCAGCGCGTGCGCGCGCCGCTGGTGCTCGACGCCGGCGGTCTGGTCGCGGCCGATTGCCCGGGCTCGGAAACGCGCGTGCTGACGCCGCACGCGGGCGAGATGGCCAGGCTCCTGGAGAAGGACAGGCGTCACATCGAGGCTGATCCGATCGGCGCGGCCATCCAGGCGTCCGCGCGCTGTTCGAGCGTGGTTGTCCTGAAGGGCGCGCGCACGGTGATCGCCGCGCCGGACGGGCGGCTGGCGCGTTATGCGGGCGGCGGCCCGGGGCTGGGGGTCTCAGGCTCTGGCGACGTGCTCGCCGGCGTGATCGCCGGCCTGCTGGCGCGCGGCGCTGATCCGTTCGAGGCGGCGGCCTGGGGCGTCTATCTGCACGGGGAGGCCGGACGGCGCTTGGCCGAACGGGTCGGCGTCCTTGGTTTCCTGGCGCGGGAGATCGCGCCCGAGATCCCAAGGCTGCTCGACGTCTGACATTGACGTAGGCCCTGCGGATCGCCCTTGCGTTTTCGTCTCGCGCCGTCGTCAGGCCTGGGTCGGGGTTGGCGCGCGCTGGCTGCTCGCCCGCGGGAAGAGGACGCTGTCGCAGAAGCCTTCGATCATCGGAGTATAGCGCTCGGCGCGCTCCAGGAAGCCCATGTGGTTGGCCTTTGCGACGATCTCAAGTCGAGCGCCGGGCGTGGCCTCGGCCAGGGCCTGGCTGGCTTCGCATTTGGTGACGAGATCCTGGTCGCCGGCCAGGATCAGCGTTTGTCGGCCGACGGCCTGCAAGGCGCCGTCCGCGTCCCAGCCGAACATGGCAAGGTTGCCGCGCGCAGAGGCCGCTGGCGAGTTGCGGGTGGCCAGCAGGGTGGTGTGCTCCAGCTGGCTGCGGGTGACATGCCGGGAAAAGCCGATCCGGTTGGCCATGTGGGCCGCACCGCTGAGATAGCTCTGCCAGGCCGATAGCCAGGCCAGCGGCTGCAGCCAGATCGTCAGTCGCAGCATAGGCTCCAGAAGCGGCAGGCGCAGGGCCTGGGCCAGGCTGCCGAGGGCCATGGTGCGAAGCGGGTTGGTGTAGGTGGTGTTGACCAGCACCACGCCGGCGACCGTGTCCGAGAGCTCGGACCAGTCACGCGCCAGCGTCTGGATGGTCATGCCGCCGATGCTGTGACCGACCAGCACCGCAGGCCGGCCGTCAGCCAGAGCCAGCACGGCTTGGAGATCTCTGGCGAAATGGGAAAGATCGACCGCTTGGCCGCTCGCCGCACGCGAGCGGCCAAGGCCGGGCAGGTCCCAGACGATGACTTTGAAGCGTCTCTCAAGATGGCGGCGCAGGACAAACCAGATGGTGCTGTCCAATCCCCAGCCGTGGGTGAGGATCACGGGCGGCGCGTCGGTCGGGCCGTGAACTTCCACATACAGACGCGAACCGGTCGGGCTCTGGATCATATGGGATCGTTCCCGCACGGGGCGCGTGCGTTCGGTGTCGGGCTTGGTAAGGATCCAGGTCGTCGGCCAGCGCCCCAGGAGCGACCAGGCGAGCAGGCCAAGCCCGGTCCAAAGCCGCCAAGGCTCACGCAGCCGGTGGGCCAGGCCCTGAGCGTCGATGACGACGGCGCCATTCCACCAGGACCACAGCAGGTAGCTGGCCGCCGCCAGGATCGCCAGGGACAGTAGCGAGAAAAGCCAGCGGGCGAGCAGGATCAGCGGCATGACGCCTCGCGCGCGAGGTGAAGTTGGGCTTTGTCGGTTTCGCGCATGGGCCTGATTTCCCAAAGGAACTAGCTCGTCTCAACCGGCTGCTCCTTGGCTTGTTCCGTAGAGCAACTTTTGCTTCTCAAGGGCGGCAATTCAGGTTTGCGGGTCGGCCTGGCGCGAGCCTGCACCCAGCGTTCACCCCGCATCCTTTGGCATGCCTGTCCTTGCGGACGGGCCGTGCACGGCGCCCGGAACGCCCAACCAGATCGTTCGTTAGCCGGAGCCAACACGGGGAAGGCCATGAACGCCGACGCGCTCGCCGAACTGCTGCAAATGCTTGACGCTAGGGCCTACGACTTCGTCGTTCCAACGCCGTCCACCTGCCGTCGTATGGCCCAGCGGCCGATGTCAGGACCAGCGAGCCTGCGCGACGTCTTCGGCTGGAGTCGCCCGTTTGACCTGGCCGATCTCGAGCCGGTCATGCAGGACGCCCTGAAACGAAGCGGCGTTCTGCTGGAAGGGCCCGAAGGCTGGCGCAGCGCAGTGAGGGTTTCGCGAGTCCACGGGCGGCTGTTCCTGCATTCGGCCTTCCCAGCGACCGCGTCCGACGCGGTCTTTCTGGGACCCGACAGCTATCGCTTCGCCGATCTCATCGCCGCTGAACTGTCGACGAGCGCGAAGGTTGAGACCCTGCTGGACGTGGGCGCCGGCGCGGGCGTGGGCGGGCTGGTGGCCCAGCGTTATGCTCCTGGCGCGAAGGTGCATCTGTCCGACGTGAACCCCAAGGCGCTGGCCCTGGCCAGGATCAATGCAGCCCACGCGGGCGTCGAGGCGGCGGTGCATGAGGCGGCCGGGCTTGACCACGCGCCGCAAGCGCTGGACCTGATCCTTGCCAATCCGCCTTATGTCGCCGGTGCATCGGGACGGACCTACAAGGACGGCGGCGACATGCACGGCGCGCGGCTGTCGCTGGATTGGGCGATCGCCGGCATGCACCGCTTGGCGCCTGGCGGGCGGTTCATCCTCTATACCGGCAGCGCCATCCTCGATGGCGGCGTGGACGCCTTTCAGCACGCCCTGGCGGCGGCTGTCGACGCCGCCGGCCTGGACCTGCGCTACCGCGAATTGGATCCGGACATCTTTTCCGGCGAATTGCGACGCGAGGCCTATGTCGATGTCGAGCGCATCGCCGCGGTCGGGGCGGTGATCACCCGGCCCGGCTGACCGAAGGGCCCGTCGGTCGTCGCGTCGTGAGGTCCAGGCCGTCCCCGCTGGCGAGGACGTGCATCCGTACGTCGAACATCGACAGGGTGTCGTTTGTCCGGGCCTCGGTGATGTTGGAAGCGGTGACGCTTTCGGCGTCGATGACATAGACCGCTCCGCTGCCGATCACCGTGAAGGCGTCGCCCTCCACGACGACGGCCGTGTCCTCATCGACGCCCACGCCGAGCACGCGCGGGCTCTGGGCCACCGCGCCCAGCAGGCGCCCGATGCGGCCCCGCTCGGCGAAATGCTGGTCGATGATCATGTCCCGCACCAAGCCCAGTCCCGGGGCGAGGTCCAGGTCGCCGATGCGGTGAGTTTCGTCGCTGGGGCCGCGGACCATCATGGTGTCGCTCATCACCGAGGCGCCCGCCGAGGTGCCCGCCAGAAGGCCGCCGGCGCGCCAGATCTCCCGGATGCGCGCTTCGATCGGCGTGTCGCCGATCTGGCTGCTGATGCGCAGCTGATCACCGCCCGAGAAGAACACGCCCGCCGCGCCGTCGAGCACCGCCAGCTTGGCTTCGTCGTGGGTCTCGGCGCGATCCTCGACATAGAGTTCGACGAGATCGGTCACACCCAAAGGCGCGAACGCTTTGCGATACGAGTCCAAATAGCCCTCGGGTTCTCGCGAGGCGATGGTGGCCAGCACCAGCCGCCCGCCGTTCACCCGCTCGGCCACGGCCTTGAGGATGATCTTGTCGCCTTCCTTGTCCTCGTGGCCGCCGATGATGATCAGAGGCCCGTGTCGTGCCGGCTCTTTGCTCATTCAAATGCTCCTGGCCCGTCGTCAGAGCGCTGTATGAAGGCTGCGGCCGGATGGCCGCGGCGGGCATGGGCGACGGCGAACTGGGGGCTGCTGTGCCCCCAGCCGATGCGGCCTTCGGCGTCGATGGCGATCAGGCCGGCTTCGCCGCCGATCCGCGCCAGATGGACCAGGGCGTCGGCCATGGCTTGGTCCGGTTCCATCTGCTCTAGGCCGCGCATGAGGCGCGAGGCGAGTGTGGCGCGGATCAGGCTCTCGCCGTCGCCCGATAGCGATACGGCGCCGACCTGGTTGTCGGCGTAGAGTCCGCAGCCGGGCAGGGGAGAGTCGCCGACGCGGCCCGCGCGGGCGCCGCGGAGCCCGCCGGTGGAGGTCCCGGCCGCCAGATCGCCCCGCTCGTCGAACGCCACGCAGCCTACCGTGTCGCAGCCGGGATCGTCGGGACGCTCGACCGCCAGCTCGCCCGGACCGCAGAGTTCGGCGCATCGCTCGCGAGCGAAGCGTTCGGCGCCCTCGGCGACGAGCAGCACGGGCATCTCCGGCAGCATGGCCGCGGCGACCGAAATCGGGTGGCGCAGGATGCGCACCGCCGCCACAGCGCCCACGGAGAGGTCGCGACCATCCATGATCGCCGCGTCGCACTCGACGTCGCCGTCGGCGTTCCTCACCGCGCCATAGCCGGCATTGAAGGTCGGGCCGTCCTCCAGCAC includes:
- a CDS encoding Crp/Fnr family transcriptional regulator, which translates into the protein MDRDDRGEAVKEGRAAFIRKLARRDDLSAVEIAELQGLQGRIRDVRAGEDIIALRAHVEMSSLLLWGVCGRYSAFRDGPRRFTEINVPGDFIDLHGFVMKQLDHGVLAFSDCRILEVPHSHLRDLTRKHPHLARLLWLETVVDAAIHRQWLLSTGQNGPARLGRLLCELYVRLEQVGLASRFQMHLPMTQQQMGEALGFSLVHVNRTVQVLRRNRLLSWRGQVLELLDWERLVALSEFDPTYLRLHKEKI
- a CDS encoding Hsp20 family protein — encoded protein: MSNAFDFAPLYGSMIGVDRMVDLVEAALRGEPGGAWPPYDIEKVGEGRYRIHLAAAGFAPSDLEIIAQPNLMVVRGRSTADATGRTFLHQGFVPRDFERRFELADHVVVRDARHTHGVLTIDVALELPDALKPRHIPISTTGATLALERPARRHAA
- a CDS encoding histidine phosphatase family protein, producing MEQRWPAVLWIVRHGQSAGNVARDAADAAGLGRIDIADRDMDVPLSDLGHEQARALGGWFAAMPAGQRPRTLMASPYRRAVETSQAIRASGGLERSDHRFCIDERLREKEFGVLDRLTRLGIEAQFPEQAEFRRLLGKFYHRPPGGESWCDVILRLRSLLDTISLHHGGDRVLIVAHQVVVLCLRYLLESLTEEQILEIDRQADIANCGVTEYRFDPGCGADGGLRLARYNFTAPLEGEATVTAAPDANVAAR
- a CDS encoding NAD(P)H-hydrate dehydratase; translation: MIQIDAGWVRDHRLPHPGDGGKEARGRVLVVGGGVELLGAARLAAEAALRAGAGKLQMTAPAQAMAATSLVVPEARVLGLPQNGQADDALVQAAGEADAVLIGPGMEADLEALAKDLCQRVRAPLVLDAGGLVAADCPGSETRVLTPHAGEMARLLEKDRRHIEADPIGAAIQASARCSSVVVLKGARTVIAAPDGRLARYAGGGPGLGVSGSGDVLAGVIAGLLARGADPFEAAAWGVYLHGEAGRRLAERVGVLGFLAREIAPEIPRLLDV
- a CDS encoding alpha/beta fold hydrolase, whose translation is MPLILLARWLFSLLSLAILAAASYLLWSWWNGAVVIDAQGLAHRLREPWRLWTGLGLLAWSLLGRWPTTWILTKPDTERTRPVRERSHMIQSPTGSRLYVEVHGPTDAPPVILTHGWGLDSTIWFVLRRHLERRFKVIVWDLPGLGRSRAASGQAVDLSHFARDLQAVLALADGRPAVLVGHSIGGMTIQTLARDWSELSDTVAGVVLVNTTYTNPLRTMALGSLAQALRLPLLEPMLRLTIWLQPLAWLSAWQSYLSGAAHMANRIGFSRHVTRSQLEHTTLLATRNSPAASARGNLAMFGWDADGALQAVGRQTLILAGDQDLVTKCEASQALAEATPGARLEIVAKANHMGFLERAERYTPMIEGFCDSVLFPRASSQRAPTPTQA
- a CDS encoding methyltransferase, giving the protein MNADALAELLQMLDARAYDFVVPTPSTCRRMAQRPMSGPASLRDVFGWSRPFDLADLEPVMQDALKRSGVLLEGPEGWRSAVRVSRVHGRLFLHSAFPATASDAVFLGPDSYRFADLIAAELSTSAKVETLLDVGAGAGVGGLVAQRYAPGAKVHLSDVNPKALALARINAAHAGVEAAVHEAAGLDHAPQALDLILANPPYVAGASGRTYKDGGDMHGARLSLDWAIAGMHRLAPGGRFILYTGSAILDGGVDAFQHALAAAVDAAGLDLRYRELDPDIFSGELRREAYVDVERIAAVGAVITRPG
- a CDS encoding cyanophycinase, producing the protein MSKEPARHGPLIIIGGHEDKEGDKIILKAVAERVNGGRLVLATIASREPEGYLDSYRKAFAPLGVTDLVELYVEDRAETHDEAKLAVLDGAAGVFFSGGDQLRISSQIGDTPIEARIREIWRAGGLLAGTSAGASVMSDTMMVRGPSDETHRIGDLDLAPGLGLVRDMIIDQHFAERGRIGRLLGAVAQSPRVLGVGVDEDTAVVVEGDAFTVIGSGAVYVIDAESVTASNITEARTNDTLSMFDVRMHVLASGDGLDLTTRRPTGPSVSRAG
- a CDS encoding isoaspartyl peptidase/L-asparaginase family protein: MSPDQRPWAIIVHGGAKTIAPHQEETHRDGCLQAVAVGQAILEAGGAAIDAVEAAIRVLEDGPTFNAGYGAVRNADGDVECDAAIMDGRDLSVGAVAAVRILRHPISVAAAMLPEMPVLLVAEGAERFARERCAELCGPGELAVERPDDPGCDTVGCVAFDERGDLAAGTSTGGLRGARAGRVGDSPLPGCGLYADNQVGAVSLSGDGESLIRATLASRLMRGLEQMEPDQAMADALVHLARIGGEAGLIAIDAEGRIGWGHSSPQFAVAHARRGHPAAAFIQRSDDGPGAFE